A single genomic interval of Myxocyprinus asiaticus isolate MX2 ecotype Aquarium Trade chromosome 19, UBuf_Myxa_2, whole genome shotgun sequence harbors:
- the LOC127409791 gene encoding translation initiation factor eIF-2B subunit delta-like isoform X4, with amino-acid sequence MYCLKKYCFVKDSSVGSSSVKRSARKYRKKPHSSPSLEGSVIPSDSFPQQLTSDKSRRKETWPTRIEDGLTASTMLKSLSSIEFGKDRVSQHEEIKLRNGGDAKLQEIARAKELTKEEKQRLRKEKKQQKKNKKDDKGPPEKEKPSVQAPSKPITQSPAHKAASATVSASVSESPAAAEKPAKTKAELRAERRARHDTERGSKQGKKEPGLQSSGKLKASASELQPVVKRLPEHVQVDDPAVVKKLAKRLERQQVPLRSDYGYKVSLFSHLHQYSRKAPPTQQISVPATVIHPSIVRLGLQYSQGIIAGSNARSVALLHAFKQVIQDYSTPPNEELSRDLVNKLSPYISFLSQCRPLSASMGNAIKYIKKEISNIPSQCKEDEAKGKLQTCIDSYINEKIILASQAISKYAIEKISNGDVILVYGCSSLVNHILCEAFEKQRKFRVIVVDSRPRLEGREALRRLVKRGIQCTYVLISALSYILPENLYRNTGLGQSDSKVVAGTLVGVHGLFEFGGTDASLRCRVWG; translated from the exons ATGTATTGtcttaaaaagtattgttttgttaaaGACAGTTCTGTAGGAAGTTCTTCAGTCAAACGTAGTGCACGAAAGTACAGAAAGAAACctcattcttctccatcgctagAGGGCAGTGTAATTCCCTCCGACTCCTTTCCGCAACAATTAACCAGCGACAAGTCGCGAAGAAAAGAAACATGGCCGACTCGGATAGAAGACGGACTGACAGCATCAACCATGCTAAAG TCTCTGAGCAGCATTGAGTTTGGGAAAGATCGAGTGAGCCAACATGAGGAAATAAAACTGCGAA ATGGAGGAGATGCCAAGCTGCAAGAAATTGCACGAGCGAAG GAGTTGACCAAGGAAGAAAAGCAGCGTCTTAGGAAAGAGAAGAAGCAACAGAAAAAGAACAAGAAAGATGACAAGGGTCCTCCAGAAAAGGAGAAGCCGTCAGTTCAAGCTCCGTCAAAACCTATCACACAGAGCCCAGCACATAAAG CAGCTTCTGCGACTGTAAGTGCATCTGTGTCCGAGTCTCCTGCGGCTGCAGAGAAGCCTGCAAAGACAAAAGCGGAGCTGCGAGCAGAGCGACGGGCACGGCATGACACAGAACGTGGGTCAAAACAGGGCAAGAAAGAACCAGGCCTGCAGTCTTCTGGCAAGCTTAAAGCCTCTGCCAGTGAACTTCAACCAG TGGTGAAAAGGTTACCAGAGCATGTTCAAGTGGACGACCCTGCTGTAGTGAAAAAGTTGGCCAAAAGGCTTGAAAGACAGCAG GTCCCTCTGAGGTCAGACTATGGCTACAAGGTCAGCCTGTTCTCCCATCTACACCAATATAGCCGAAAAGCCCCTCCCACCCAACAAATCAG CGTCCCTGCTACAGTTATTCACCCATCCATTGTTCGACTGGGCCTGCAGTACTCTCAGGGCATTATAGCAGGGTCCAATGCCCGATCTGTGGCCCTACTACATGCCTTTAAACAG GTTATCCAAGACTATAGCACGCCTCCAAATGAAGAGTTGTCAAGGGACCTTGTAAACAAGCTGTCGCCCTATATCAG TTTTCTCAGCCAGTGTCGCCCCCTATCAGCAAGCATGGGAAATGCAATCAAGTACATCAAGAAGGAAATTTCAAATATTCCAAGTCAGTGCAAAGAAGACGAG GCAAAAGGGAAGCTGCAGACATGTATTGATAGTTACATAAATGAGAAGATAATTTTGGCCTCCCAAGCCATTTCTAAATATGCTATTGAGAAGATAAGTAATGGTGATGTCATTCTGGTTTATGGATG CTCTTCACTTGTCAATCACATTCTGTGCGAAGCTTTTGAGAAGCAGAGGAAGTTCAGAGTCATAGTTGTTGACAGTCGGCCCAGGCTGGAGGGCAGAGAGGCGCTGAGGCGTCTGGTGAAGAGAGGCATCCAGTGTACTTATGTGCTCATATCTGCCTTGTCCTACATTCTGCCTGAA
- the LOC127409820 gene encoding nucleoside diphosphate kinase 6 isoform X2 — protein sequence MRCAKALQLTLAVIKPDAVAHPLILEALHQKILENFIIIRKKDLVWRREDSEKFYAEHAGRFFYQRLVEFMSSGPMRAYILAREDAIAYWRGMMGPTKVFRAHFTSPNTLRGQYGLTDTRNTTHGSDSIESAKREITFFFPEFAADEWMEREEPGFRHILL from the exons ATGCGATGCGCGAAGGCGCTGCAGCTCACCCTTGCGGTCATCAAACCAGATGCTGTGGCTCACCCTCTCATTTTGGAG GCACTTCATCAGAAGATTCTAGAAAACTTCATTATTATCAGAAAGAAAGATCTGGTGTGGAGAAGAGAAGATTCAGAAAAGTTTTATGCTGAACATGCAG ggCGTTTTTTCTATCAAAGACTGGTTGAATTCATGTCAAG TGGCCCAATGAGAGCTTACATCCTGGCTAGGGAAGATGCTATCGCCTACTGGAGAGGGATGATGGGCCCCACAAAAGTGTTTAGAGCACATTTCACGTCACCAAACACCCTCCGTGGCCAGTATGGGCTCACTGATACCAGAAACACCACCCATGGTTCAG ATTCCATTGAGTCAGCCAAGAGAGAGATTACGTTTTTCTTCCCAGAATTCGCTGCTGATGAGTGGATGGAGAGGGAGGAGCCAGGCTTTAG GCACATTCTTTTGTGA
- the LOC127409820 gene encoding nucleoside diphosphate kinase 6 isoform X1 produces MRCAKALQLTLAVIKPDAVAHPLILEALHQKILENFIIIRKKDLVWRREDSEKFYAEHAGRFFYQRLVEFMSSGPMRAYILAREDAIAYWRGMMGPTKVFRAHFTSPNTLRGQYGLTDTRNTTHGSDSIESAKREITFFFPEFAADEWMEREEPGFRLGLIEYNEQSKIHTLRETR; encoded by the exons ATGCGATGCGCGAAGGCGCTGCAGCTCACCCTTGCGGTCATCAAACCAGATGCTGTGGCTCACCCTCTCATTTTGGAG GCACTTCATCAGAAGATTCTAGAAAACTTCATTATTATCAGAAAGAAAGATCTGGTGTGGAGAAGAGAAGATTCAGAAAAGTTTTATGCTGAACATGCAG ggCGTTTTTTCTATCAAAGACTGGTTGAATTCATGTCAAG TGGCCCAATGAGAGCTTACATCCTGGCTAGGGAAGATGCTATCGCCTACTGGAGAGGGATGATGGGCCCCACAAAAGTGTTTAGAGCACATTTCACGTCACCAAACACCCTCCGTGGCCAGTATGGGCTCACTGATACCAGAAACACCACCCATGGTTCAG ATTCCATTGAGTCAGCCAAGAGAGAGATTACGTTTTTCTTCCCAGAATTCGCTGCTGATGAGTGGATGGAGAGGGAGGAGCCAGGCTTTAGGTTAGGACTTATTGAATATAATGAGCAGAGCAAAATTCATACTCTACGAGAAACAAGATGA
- the baalcb gene encoding brain and acute leukemia cytoplasmic protein gives MGCGGSRTDVLEPRYMESWTKETESTWLTSTDTDIPLSSIQSISSENSSEVGFPSQKTTNPDLFDDGLPSPAQAYLKVCSAMSEMGLNDVTSGTTPAILSSQEQVLSTFGTTVQRRSVLRTEEITKWQDNRMSTKQVTITVTQSIRQVDTKSGKIKETSQTTYEVMKPMEALMDAAVDSVPQ, from the exons ATGGGTTGTGGCGGCTCTAGGACAGATGTGTTGGAGCCAAGATACATGGAGAGCTGGACCAAGGAGACAGAGTCCACTTGGCTGACCAGCACAGATACTGACATACCTCTGTCCTCCATCCAGAGCATTTCCTCAGAAAACTCTTCCGAGGTGGGCTTTCCATCACAGAAAACTACCAACCCCG ATCTCTTTGATGATGGCCTGCCATCTCCAGCTCAGGCATATCTGAAAGTGTGTTCTGCCATGTCTGAGATGGGCCTGAATGACGTTACATCTGGAACCACACCAGCAATACTCTCATCCCAAGAGCAGGTGTTGTCCACTTTTGGTACCACAGTGCAGAGGAGAAGTGTGTTGCGAACTGAAGAAATA ACCAAATGGCAGGAcaacaggatgtccaccaagcaGGTGACCATCACTGTGACTCAAAGTATCCGGCAGGTGGATACTAAGAGTGGTAAGATCAAGGAGACCTCCCAAACCACCTATGAGGTCATGAAACCAATGGAGGCTCTGATGGATGCAGCGGTTGACTCAGTGCCACAATAA